The Agrobacterium vitis region GCCGTGGCAGAGCCCGACTCTTCCAAAGCCGAAAGATAGGCCCAACTGTTGAACGGATTATAGGCTTCGCCTCCCGATGCCTTGGCGGCACCGGAAAGCCTGTTCCATGCGCTTTGGTTGATGGCCTTGAAGGACTGCTCAACCCGAATGATGACCTCTTGTGTCATGCCACTCCATTACAAGATTATGATGCCACGGTGTCGCGCGGGTCAAAGCCTTCAAACGTCATTTGATCAGCGTAAGTATAGGTGTGAGCGCGCATAATTTCATCCCGCACCGTCCACGTGATCACTGGAATGTTTTTCTGCCGCTGCGCCTCGATGAAGCTGTTGGGCAGATGGGCGACGCAATAGGAGATGAAATCCAGGCCGAGCTGCATGGCCTCGTCATGGACAAAGAAGTTTTCCGGCTTGGCGCCCTCAGCGGTCAGTCCGACCGGGTAGGGGCAGTCATTGGCCTTCAACTCTTTCAAAAGATGATGGTCAAAGCTCATCAGCGCGACTTTACCCTGGTAGCCGGTGAGAACCTCCAGCACATCCTCGACAAAGCCCTCGTCGTCGCCGAGCCTGCCTTTTAGCTCAATTACCAGCGGCACCTGGCCCTTGACCAGATCGAGCAATTGCCGCAGCGTCGGCACCTTGTCGGCTGTACCGCCGACCGACATCATTTTCAGTTCCCCCGAGGTGCGGGCGCGCACATCACCAGTCATGTTGCACAGGCGCTGCATGTCGTCGTCATGGAAGACAACCGGCACGCTGTCCGTGGTGTATTGCAGGTCGCATTCGATGGCGAAACCGGCCTCTATGGCGCGGCGGGCAGCTGACAGCGTATTTTCCCAAACCAGCTTGTTCTGGTCGTGAAAGCCGCGATGGGCAACCGGCGTGTCCTTGATCCAGCTGGCATCCGTCACAGGCGGATCTCCAGGATGGCATCGATCTCGACGGCGGCGTTCATCGGCAGGGCGGCCATGCCGACGGCGGCGCGGGCATGTTTGCCAGCCTCACCCAGCACCGAGGCGATCAGGTTGGAGGCGCCGTTGATCACCAGATGCTGATCGGTAAAGCCGGGGCCTGAGGCAACGAAGCCGTTGAGCTTGATGACGCGGGCAATGCGGGAAAGGTCGCCATCCAGCGCCGATTTCGCCTGGGCCAGAATATTGATGGCGCACAGTTCTGCGGCGCGCTGGGCCGAGGCCAGGTCCACATCGCTGCCGACCAGGCCGGTCACGGCGATTTTGCCGGCCTCCATCGGCAATTGGCCGGATAGATAAAGCAGGTTGCCGCTGATGACATAGGGTACATAATTGGCAGCAGGTGCTGCGGCCTGGGGCAGGGTAATGCCAAGGGCGGCAAGGCGGCTGTCGATAGTGTCGGACATGATCAAATCCCGGCTAGCATGAAAACGGAAACGTGGTGATAAACTCAGGCAAGTTGCGTAAGCGCCTCGCTTTTGACAACTCAGTTCTTATAGCATCAAGCCAGACCGCAACAGGAGAATATCGATGCCGCAGTTGACCTTGGCCCTTGTTATGGCATTGACGGCAAACACCGCGATGACATCCGTGAAGGTCGATCCGCAGGCTGTAGGCGATCTCGCGCCACATCGCGCTACCTATGATATCCAGCTGAAAAAGGCGACAGACCAGTCCGGCGTCGACAATATGAGCGGTCGGATGGTCTATGAGTTCAATGGTTCGGCCTGTGACGGCTATTCCACCAGCTTCCGATTCGTCACCAGGATCGAGACCGGCGATCAGGTCAGCGTCACCGACCAGCAGGTTCACACATTCGAGGACATGGCCGCCAGACGGTTCGATTTCGAATCGAAAAGTTTTACCGATGACAAGCTGGACAAGGACGTCAAAGGGGCTGCTGCCGCAAAAACCGATGGTCTGCGTATCGAGTTGAAAGAGCCGCAGAAGAAGGAGCTGGAGCTGGCCTCGGCACGGTTCCCGGCTCAACATATGCTTGATATGATCGACAGGGCCAGGAAGGGAAACCGCTTCTTCGAGGCCCGCGTGTTCGATGGCACGGAAGACGGCGACAAAAGCTATCTGACCACGACGGTGCTGGGGACATCGAAAAAGCTGACGGGCGATACCAAGGATCCCCTTTCGGGCCGTACCTATTGGCCGGTCGCCATCGCCTATTACGATGACAAGTCGGATGGCGATCAATTGCCGGTCTATACCCAGTCCTTCGATCTCTATGATAATGGGGTGACGCGGGACCTGACGCTGGATTACGGTGATGTTGTCCTGACCGGCAAGCTTTCCAAGTTGGAATTGCTGCCGCCGACGGCCTGCAAGGCGCAAAAGTAGCAATTGCAGGCTTTTTCTCGGCCCTACACTTGCCTTGGCCGTCAAATCGTTCTATGGCGACCGGCATTCCACACGTGAAGCTTGGGATAGGCCGGGAGACATCCGGTCCGTTCCGCCCGGTGGCGTTTTGAAAAAGACGCTGTTTGCTTCACGGGGGTTCAACCGGAAAAGGAGAAAAAGGCATGGCATTGCCTGATTTTAGCATGCGTCAGCTTCTGGAAGCTGGCGTTCACTTCGGCCACCAGACACATCGCTGGAACCCGAAGATGAAGCCGTACATCTTCGGCGATCGTAACAACATTCACATCATCGACCTGGCTCAGACCGTACCGATGCTGTCGCGCGCCCTGCAGGTCGTATCTGACACGGTTGCCCGTGGCGGTCGCGTTCTGTTCGTTGGCACCAAGCGTCAGGCCTCTGACCTGATCGCCGATGCTGCCAAGCGTTCGGCCCAGTATTACGTCAACTCCCGCTGGCTCGGCGGCATGATGACCAACTGGAAGACCATTTCCAACTCGATCCAGCGCCTGCGCAAGCTCGACGAAATCCTGAATTCGGAAGCCCAGGGCTTCACGAAGAAGGAACGTCTGAACCTTGAGCGCGAACGCGAAAAGCTTGACAAGGCTCTCGGCGGTATCCGCGACATGGGCGGCACCCCGGACCTGATGGTGATCGTTGACACCAACAAGGAAAAGATCGCTATCGATGAAGCCAAGCGCCTGGGCATTCCGGTCGTTGCCATCATCGACTCGAACTGCGATCCGGACCTGATCGATTATCCGATCCCGGGCAATGACGACGCTTCGCGCGCCATCGCTCTCTACTGCGACCTGATCTCGCGCGCTGCCATCGACGGTATCGCTCGCCAGCAGGGTTCGTCTGGCCGTGATATCGGCGCCATGGTTGAGGCTCCGATCGAGCCGGCTCTGGAAGGCTCTGCCGAGGCTTGATGCAATCGGATGCATGAAGGCGGGCTTGCTCCGCCTTTGACAAAAGATTGATGGGCCGCCCGTCAGCGTCAGGCTGTGCGGCGGCCCGCTCTTTTGAATGGCTTCCCTTTTGCGGGAGCCGCCTTGCGGTTTCCCCGCTCGCGTGATGACGTGATTTCATCACGCTGTAACATTTCCGGGTACAAGTCGTGCCCAATCCGGGCGCCGGTTTCAGGCATCTGTCCTTTGGCCCGCCCCTGAACAGACAAAGAGGCAAACAATGACCGAGATCACTGCTGCAATGGTGAAGGAACTGCGCGAAAAGACCGGCGCAGGCATGATGGATTGCAAGAAGGCGCTGGCTGAAAACGGCGGCGACATGGAAGCATCCATCGACTGGCTGCGCGCCAAGGGCATTGCCAAGGCCGACAAGAAGTCCGGCCGTACCGCAGCCGAAGGCCTGATCGGTATTGCCAGCGCCGGCACCACCGCGGTTGTCGTCGAAGTGAATTCCGAAACCGACTTCGTTGCCCGCAACGATGCCTTCCAGGACATGGTTCGCGGCATTTCCACCGTCGCACTCTCCACCGACGGCACTGTCGACGCCATCAATGCTGCAAACTACGCAGCCACCGGTAAGACGGTTGCTGATTCGATCAAGGATGCGATTGCCACGATCGGTGAGAACATGGCGCTTCGCCGTGCAACACAGCTGAAGGTTGAAGACGGCGTTGTCGCCACCTACGTTCACAACGCTGTATCGGACGGCCTTGGCAAGCTCGGCGTGCTGGTTGCCCTGAAGTCGACCGGCAACAAGGACGCGCTCAACACCATCGGTCGTCAGATCGCCATGCATGTTGCCGCCACCAACCCGCTGGCCGTGCGCGCTGAAGAAGTAGACGCCGCTGTTGCCGAACGCGAGCGCAATGTGTTCATCGAGCAGTCGCGCGAATCGGGCAAGCCTGAAAACATCATCGAAAAGATGGTTGAAGGCCGGATGCGCAAGTTCTTTGAAGACGTTGCCCTGCTGTCGCAGGCTTTCGTCATCAACCCCGACCAGACCGTTGCTGCTGCCCTCAAGGAAGCCGAAAAGGATGTCGGCGCGCCGATCGAGATCACCGGCATCGCTCGTCTGCTGCTGGGTGAAGGCATCGAGAAGGAAGAAAGCGATTTCGCCGCTGAAGTGGCGGCTGTTGCCAAGGGCTGATCGCTCTTTACCGTAAAACATTCCAATCATGGGAAAAGTCAGGGCATCGCGTGACAACGCGGTGCCCTTCGTGTATCCGGCATTGCTGGCGCCCGCGCTTCTTGCCCGCTGCGGCACATTTCGTGACGTTTTTCACCATTGCGGCCTCTGTTTCATCGTCCGCCGGTCTTCAAGCCGGGGTGTTTCATCAGGCGGCAGGTTCAATTCCAGGAGAGACCATGACCTCCAA contains the following coding sequences:
- a CDS encoding RidA family protein: MSDTIDSRLAALGITLPQAAAPAANYVPYVISGNLLYLSGQLPMEAGKIAVTGLVGSDVDLASAQRAAELCAINILAQAKSALDGDLSRIARVIKLNGFVASGPGFTDQHLVINGASNLIASVLGEAGKHARAAVGMAALPMNAAVEIDAILEIRL
- the rpsB gene encoding 30S ribosomal protein S2 codes for the protein MALPDFSMRQLLEAGVHFGHQTHRWNPKMKPYIFGDRNNIHIIDLAQTVPMLSRALQVVSDTVARGGRVLFVGTKRQASDLIADAAKRSAQYYVNSRWLGGMMTNWKTISNSIQRLRKLDEILNSEAQGFTKKERLNLEREREKLDKALGGIRDMGGTPDLMVIVDTNKEKIAIDEAKRLGIPVVAIIDSNCDPDLIDYPIPGNDDASRAIALYCDLISRAAIDGIARQQGSSGRDIGAMVEAPIEPALEGSAEA
- the tsf gene encoding translation elongation factor Ts, giving the protein MTEITAAMVKELREKTGAGMMDCKKALAENGGDMEASIDWLRAKGIAKADKKSGRTAAEGLIGIASAGTTAVVVEVNSETDFVARNDAFQDMVRGISTVALSTDGTVDAINAANYAATGKTVADSIKDAIATIGENMALRRATQLKVEDGVVATYVHNAVSDGLGKLGVLVALKSTGNKDALNTIGRQIAMHVAATNPLAVRAEEVDAAVAERERNVFIEQSRESGKPENIIEKMVEGRMRKFFEDVALLSQAFVINPDQTVAAALKEAEKDVGAPIEITGIARLLLGEGIEKEESDFAAEVAAVAKG
- a CDS encoding glycerophosphodiester phosphodiesterase, encoding MTDASWIKDTPVAHRGFHDQNKLVWENTLSAARRAIEAGFAIECDLQYTTDSVPVVFHDDDMQRLCNMTGDVRARTSGELKMMSVGGTADKVPTLRQLLDLVKGQVPLVIELKGRLGDDEGFVEDVLEVLTGYQGKVALMSFDHHLLKELKANDCPYPVGLTAEGAKPENFFVHDEAMQLGLDFISYCVAHLPNSFIEAQRQKNIPVITWTVRDEIMRAHTYTYADQMTFEGFDPRDTVAS
- a CDS encoding cell envelope integrity EipB family protein: MPQLTLALVMALTANTAMTSVKVDPQAVGDLAPHRATYDIQLKKATDQSGVDNMSGRMVYEFNGSACDGYSTSFRFVTRIETGDQVSVTDQQVHTFEDMAARRFDFESKSFTDDKLDKDVKGAAAAKTDGLRIELKEPQKKELELASARFPAQHMLDMIDRARKGNRFFEARVFDGTEDGDKSYLTTTVLGTSKKLTGDTKDPLSGRTYWPVAIAYYDDKSDGDQLPVYTQSFDLYDNGVTRDLTLDYGDVVLTGKLSKLELLPPTACKAQK